From a region of the Corallococcus coralloides DSM 2259 genome:
- a CDS encoding sigma-54-dependent transcriptional regulator codes for MSGAKPSVLVVDDKENMLKLFARILGDAYAVTTAPDGVQALALLSARTFDVVVTDIQMPGADGFTVLREVKRRAPDTEVVLVTAYASIPKAVEAIKEGAYDYLSKPFDPDEVALVVARALERQRQRRDALGLTARVARMPDFHGLRGTSPALQKTHALLAQVASRDLTVVLTGETGTGKELAARALHRESPRRDKPFVAVNCGALPAELVESELFGHAKGAFTGATGAKAGLFEEAHGGTLFLDEVGDLPLPVQVKLNRALQEKEIRRVGTTTPVTVDVRVVAATHRDLAQEVAGGRFREDLYYRLEGVTVRMPALRERREDIPLLAMHFLAGANRPELEGFTPQALQALTAAPWPGNVRQLQNAVARAAAVAAGPRITPEDLPPELTTTSARASAAPGPLPAEALAKQPYREAVDRVRDAVSRDYLTALMQEFSGNVTHAAERAGMERESLHRLLKRYGVRTEDFKRGD; via the coding sequence ATGAGCGGCGCGAAGCCCTCGGTCCTTGTCGTGGACGACAAGGAGAACATGCTCAAGCTGTTCGCGCGCATCCTCGGGGACGCGTACGCGGTGACGACCGCGCCCGACGGGGTGCAGGCGCTGGCCCTGCTCTCCGCGCGCACGTTCGACGTGGTCGTCACGGACATCCAGATGCCGGGCGCGGACGGCTTCACGGTGCTGCGCGAGGTGAAGCGGCGCGCGCCGGACACGGAGGTCGTCCTCGTCACCGCGTACGCGAGCATCCCCAAGGCCGTGGAGGCCATCAAGGAAGGCGCGTACGACTACCTGTCCAAGCCCTTCGACCCGGACGAGGTGGCTCTGGTCGTCGCCCGCGCCCTGGAGCGCCAGCGCCAGCGCCGGGATGCACTGGGACTCACCGCCCGCGTGGCGCGCATGCCGGACTTCCACGGCCTGCGCGGCACCAGCCCCGCCCTCCAGAAGACGCACGCGCTGCTCGCGCAGGTGGCCTCTCGCGACCTCACCGTGGTGCTCACCGGCGAGACGGGCACCGGCAAGGAGCTGGCCGCCCGCGCGCTGCACCGCGAGAGCCCGCGCCGCGACAAGCCCTTCGTCGCGGTGAACTGCGGCGCGCTGCCGGCGGAGCTGGTGGAGAGCGAGCTCTTCGGCCACGCGAAGGGCGCCTTCACCGGGGCGACGGGCGCGAAGGCCGGCCTCTTCGAGGAGGCCCACGGCGGCACGCTCTTCCTGGATGAAGTAGGCGACCTGCCGCTGCCCGTGCAGGTGAAGCTCAACCGCGCGCTCCAGGAGAAGGAGATCCGCCGCGTGGGCACCACCACGCCGGTGACGGTGGACGTGCGCGTGGTGGCGGCGACGCACCGGGACCTGGCGCAGGAGGTGGCTGGAGGGCGCTTCCGCGAGGACCTCTACTACCGGCTGGAAGGCGTGACGGTGCGGATGCCCGCCCTGCGCGAGCGCCGCGAGGACATCCCGCTGCTCGCCATGCACTTCCTCGCTGGCGCGAACCGGCCGGAGCTGGAGGGCTTCACGCCCCAGGCACTCCAGGCGCTCACCGCCGCGCCGTGGCCCGGCAACGTGCGGCAGCTGCAGAACGCGGTGGCGCGCGCGGCGGCGGTGGCGGCGGGGCCCCGCATCACCCCGGAGGACCTGCCGCCCGAGCTCACCACCACCTCGGCCCGCGCCTCCGCGGCCCCGGGGCCGCTGCCAGCGGAGGCCCTGGCGAAGCAGCCCTACCGTGAGGCGGTGGACCGCGTGCGCGACGCCGTGTCACGCGACTACCTCACCGCGCTGATGCAGGAGTTCTCCGGCAACGTCACCCACGCGGCCGAGCGCGCGGGCATGGAGCGCGAAAGCCTGCACCGCCTGCTCAAGCGCTACGGCGTCCGCACGGAGGACTTCAAGCGCGGCGACTGA
- a CDS encoding aromatic ring-hydroxylating oxygenase subunit alpha: MNAREEGRTPGASPSHISVVRLPHSWFILCTSRELGDRPLARTLQGTPLVLFRGEGGKPGALMDRCPHRNVPLSLGRVTNGQLECGYHGWRFDTGGQCRLIPGLVGEPEARSRCAASYATREQDGFVWVYSTPGVEPTSEPFRFPLLDAADYTTVRRVLRAPGSLHAVLENTLDVPHTAFLHGGLFRTAEKKNEIDVVVRRSADRVEAEYLGEPAPKGLVGRLLAPGGGVVQHFDRFLMPSIAQVEYRIGEKSHIVVNSAMTPVSDWDTLVYAVVTVKLPVPRWLLKAAVPFVLPVGLHIFGQDVRILEKQTDSIRRFGTEAYASTEIDVLGPSILRLMRAQERERTSPPPDTVHETRVRMRT, encoded by the coding sequence ATGAACGCCCGCGAGGAGGGGCGCACCCCAGGTGCGTCCCCCAGTCACATCTCCGTCGTCCGGCTTCCGCACTCCTGGTTCATCCTCTGCACGTCGCGCGAGCTGGGGGACAGGCCGCTCGCCCGCACGCTGCAGGGCACGCCCCTGGTGCTCTTCCGGGGGGAAGGCGGCAAGCCCGGCGCCCTGATGGACCGCTGTCCGCACCGCAACGTGCCCCTGTCGCTGGGGCGCGTGACGAACGGGCAGCTGGAGTGCGGCTACCACGGGTGGCGCTTCGACACCGGAGGCCAGTGCCGGCTCATCCCCGGCCTGGTGGGCGAGCCCGAGGCCCGCTCCCGCTGCGCCGCGTCCTACGCGACGCGCGAGCAGGACGGCTTCGTCTGGGTCTACTCCACGCCCGGCGTGGAGCCCACGTCGGAGCCCTTCCGCTTCCCGCTGCTGGACGCGGCGGACTACACCACCGTGCGCCGGGTGCTGCGCGCGCCCGGGTCGCTGCACGCGGTGCTGGAGAACACGCTGGACGTGCCGCACACGGCCTTCCTCCACGGCGGCCTGTTCCGCACCGCGGAGAAGAAGAACGAAATCGACGTGGTGGTGCGCAGGAGCGCGGACCGCGTGGAGGCGGAGTACCTGGGCGAGCCCGCGCCCAAGGGGCTCGTAGGAAGGCTGCTCGCGCCGGGCGGTGGGGTGGTGCAGCACTTCGACCGCTTCCTGATGCCGTCCATCGCGCAGGTGGAGTACCGCATCGGGGAGAAGAGCCACATCGTGGTCAACTCCGCCATGACGCCGGTGAGTGACTGGGACACGCTCGTGTACGCGGTGGTGACGGTGAAGCTGCCCGTGCCGCGCTGGCTGCTCAAGGCCGCGGTGCCCTTCGTGCTGCCGGTGGGCCTGCACATCTTCGGGCAGGACGTGCGCATCCTGGAGAAGCAGACGGACTCCATCCGCCGCTTCGGCACGGAGGCCTACGCCTCCACCGAAATCGACGTCCTGGGGCCCAGCATCCTGCGCCTGATGCGCGCCCAGGAGCGCGAGCGCACTTCTCCGCCTCCGGACACGGTGCACGAGACGCGCGTGCGCATGCGCACCTGA
- a CDS encoding DUF7151 family protein — MRRMWVTWGAMLALLAGGCDAIDLLEITQRDAKTRVRPEPPGEHCEFGGDAVESGLDRDRDGELDDAEVTATDYVCDAALPQVLTRARTEPHGANCTLGGQAVQSGLDQDGSGQLDDAEVSATEYVCATSVANVLLRVRPVSPGARCPLGGQVSHAGHDANGNGLLEDGEIAQEVYACNEPAPVVLRLRSLAAFTAPCDGDDSGGTVLEAGPDLDGDKALAMSEVEATHYFCGMELTDLKLRHQPEPAGPNCSRSGTRVDAFQDLDHDGEPDRNGVSGTVYVCQSTRVHDGDFAVTGAVDLVALEGVTHLRGELTISAPTLTDASLPSLAVIEGSLTVRGNASLRRLFMPALRFVGGTAAVLSNARLDALTLGTAPDTMVRVERSLLVEDNPMLPTLEGLAAVQPGDSISLRANNALVDPGLLPHVTELHGSLVITDHLRLDRSPFYNLTRVHGDVRLSGNTALGGPFGLNHLTQVGGSLDLQDNAVLETLDPLAQLTSVGALFITGNPRLTDTTGLEQLTSAGRIHIQGNKELLSVGDMPLLLQVTDSFSVKYNEKLQRVHHLPVLRSVATVALVGNTALTSLEGFQRLTRLTTLDVLGNAAVTNLGDLARLREVDYLNLQGNAALTDFGLTDLVRVPESFGVIDNARLPTCRATALAASVFQGQPWGLVIERNDDAATCP; from the coding sequence ATGCGACGCATGTGGGTGACGTGGGGGGCGATGCTGGCCCTCCTCGCCGGCGGCTGTGATGCCATCGACCTGTTGGAGATCACCCAGCGCGACGCGAAGACCCGGGTGCGCCCGGAGCCTCCTGGCGAGCACTGCGAGTTCGGCGGAGACGCGGTGGAGTCCGGCCTGGACCGGGACCGCGACGGGGAGCTGGACGACGCGGAGGTCACCGCCACCGACTACGTCTGCGACGCCGCCCTGCCCCAGGTCCTTACCCGCGCGCGGACCGAGCCCCACGGCGCGAACTGCACGCTGGGGGGACAGGCGGTGCAGTCCGGCCTGGACCAGGACGGCAGCGGGCAGCTGGACGACGCGGAGGTCTCCGCCACCGAGTACGTCTGCGCCACCTCGGTGGCCAACGTGCTCCTGCGCGTGCGGCCGGTGAGCCCGGGCGCGCGCTGCCCCCTGGGCGGACAGGTGTCGCACGCCGGCCATGACGCCAACGGCAACGGGCTGCTGGAGGACGGGGAGATTGCCCAGGAGGTGTACGCCTGCAACGAGCCAGCCCCCGTCGTGTTGCGCCTGCGCTCGCTGGCGGCCTTCACCGCGCCGTGCGACGGCGACGACAGCGGCGGCACGGTCCTGGAGGCGGGCCCGGACCTGGACGGTGACAAGGCGCTCGCGATGTCCGAGGTCGAAGCCACCCACTACTTCTGTGGCATGGAGCTGACCGACCTGAAGCTCCGCCATCAGCCCGAGCCCGCGGGGCCGAACTGCTCACGGAGTGGCACGCGCGTGGACGCGTTCCAGGACCTGGACCACGACGGCGAGCCGGACCGCAACGGCGTCTCGGGGACCGTGTACGTGTGTCAGTCCACCCGCGTGCACGACGGGGACTTCGCGGTGACGGGCGCCGTGGACCTGGTCGCGCTCGAGGGCGTCACCCACCTGCGCGGCGAGCTGACCATCTCCGCGCCCACGCTCACCGACGCGTCCCTCCCCTCGCTGGCGGTCATCGAAGGGAGCCTCACCGTGCGGGGCAACGCCAGCCTGCGCCGGCTGTTCATGCCCGCCCTGCGCTTCGTGGGCGGCACCGCGGCGGTGCTCTCCAATGCCCGGCTGGACGCACTCACGCTGGGCACCGCGCCGGACACGATGGTGCGGGTCGAGCGCAGCCTCCTGGTGGAGGACAACCCCATGCTCCCCACGCTGGAGGGGCTGGCGGCGGTGCAGCCCGGCGACAGCATCTCCCTGCGCGCGAACAACGCGCTGGTGGATCCCGGCCTGCTTCCGCACGTCACCGAGCTCCACGGGTCGCTCGTCATCACGGACCACCTCCGGCTGGACCGGTCGCCCTTCTACAACCTGACCCGGGTCCACGGAGACGTGCGCCTTTCGGGCAACACCGCCCTGGGCGGTCCCTTCGGCCTGAATCACCTGACGCAGGTGGGGGGCTCCCTGGACCTGCAAGACAACGCGGTGCTGGAGACGCTCGACCCGCTGGCCCAGCTCACCTCCGTGGGAGCGCTGTTCATCACCGGCAACCCGCGGCTGACGGACACGACAGGGCTGGAGCAGCTCACCTCCGCGGGCCGCATCCACATCCAGGGCAACAAGGAGCTCTTGAGCGTGGGGGACATGCCCCTGCTGCTCCAGGTCACCGACAGCTTCTCCGTGAAGTACAACGAGAAGCTCCAGCGCGTGCACCACCTGCCGGTCCTGCGCAGCGTGGCGACGGTGGCCCTGGTGGGCAACACGGCGCTGACGTCCCTGGAGGGCTTCCAGCGGCTGACCCGGCTGACCACCCTGGACGTGCTGGGGAACGCGGCGGTGACGAACCTGGGGGACCTGGCGCGCCTGCGCGAGGTGGACTACCTCAACCTCCAGGGCAACGCGGCGCTCACGGACTTCGGCCTGACGGACCTGGTGCGCGTGCCGGAAAGCTTCGGTGTCATCGACAACGCGAGGCTGCCCACGTGCCGGGCCACCGCGCTCGCGGCGAGCGTGTTCCAGGGCCAGCCGTGGGGGTTGGTCATCGAAAGGAACGACGACGCGGCGACCTGCCCCTGA
- a CDS encoding tetratricopeptide repeat protein, with amino-acid sequence MGSDAYLDEIQQLRADDAQGALNLVDRARKQADLSIEELTGLAHALDERKQRVAALTLLEEALRREPTAAEPAYTLAMLYLEQQQDARAVEILKPVLAAQPDHDKANLTLAMALAKTEPSQARAHAARAAKSADEDVRAQAQELEKVLAEHASR; translated from the coding sequence ATGGGAAGCGACGCGTACCTCGATGAAATCCAACAGTTGCGCGCCGACGACGCGCAGGGCGCCCTGAACCTCGTGGACCGGGCGAGGAAGCAGGCGGACCTCTCCATCGAGGAGCTCACCGGGCTGGCGCACGCGCTGGACGAGCGCAAGCAGCGGGTCGCCGCGCTGACGCTCCTGGAAGAGGCCCTGCGCCGGGAGCCCACGGCGGCGGAGCCGGCCTACACGCTGGCCATGCTCTACCTGGAGCAGCAGCAGGACGCACGGGCAGTGGAGATCCTCAAGCCCGTCCTGGCCGCCCAGCCGGACCACGACAAGGCGAACCTGACCCTGGCCATGGCGCTGGCGAAGACGGAGCCCTCGCAGGCGCGCGCGCACGCCGCCCGGGCCGCGAAGTCCGCGGACGAAGATGTCCGGGCGCAGGCGCAGGAGCTGGAAAAGGTCCTCGCGGAGCACGCGTCCCGCTAG
- a CDS encoding MBL fold metallo-hydrolase → MAMRFKNLDGSGPQAFTRVFKWAVTDKLAGKRRSAPARAVVPHVEPDLAVLATPPAPGEGARLTWLGHASWLVQLDGVSLLIDPVLRDAINVIIRRNVPPGVPVEKLPHIDASLVSHNHYDHLDLPTLKQVGARIVTGLGHAPVFQGQGLSFHELDWWESTQVGPVRVHYVPSQHWSRRGLNDANQMLWGGFVVEGSSARVYHSGDTAYFQGFKEIGARFPKLDAALLPIGAYDPAWFMRLQHMNPEEAVQAFEDLGAMAFFAMHWGTFKLTDEPLDEPPARLDAEWLRRGWPRDRVHVLPVGGTHTVRHG, encoded by the coding sequence ATGGCGATGCGCTTCAAGAACCTGGATGGCAGCGGACCGCAGGCCTTCACCCGCGTCTTCAAGTGGGCTGTCACGGACAAGCTCGCGGGCAAGCGCCGCAGCGCGCCCGCGCGCGCGGTCGTGCCGCACGTGGAGCCGGACCTGGCGGTGCTCGCCACCCCGCCCGCCCCGGGCGAGGGCGCCCGCCTGACGTGGCTGGGCCATGCGAGCTGGCTGGTGCAGCTGGATGGCGTGTCGCTGCTCATCGACCCGGTGCTGCGCGACGCCATCAACGTCATCATCCGCCGCAACGTGCCGCCCGGCGTGCCGGTGGAGAAGCTGCCGCACATCGACGCGAGCCTGGTGTCCCACAACCACTACGACCACCTGGACCTGCCCACGCTCAAGCAGGTGGGCGCCCGCATCGTCACCGGCCTGGGCCACGCGCCGGTGTTCCAGGGCCAGGGCCTGTCCTTCCACGAGCTGGACTGGTGGGAGTCCACGCAGGTGGGGCCCGTGCGCGTGCACTACGTGCCGTCCCAACACTGGAGCCGCCGCGGCCTCAACGACGCCAACCAGATGCTCTGGGGCGGCTTCGTGGTGGAGGGCTCGAGCGCGCGCGTCTACCACTCCGGCGACACCGCCTACTTCCAGGGCTTCAAGGAGATTGGCGCCAGGTTCCCCAAGCTGGACGCGGCGCTCCTGCCCATTGGCGCCTACGACCCCGCGTGGTTCATGCGGCTGCAGCACATGAACCCGGAGGAGGCGGTGCAGGCCTTCGAGGACCTGGGCGCGATGGCCTTCTTCGCCATGCACTGGGGCACGTTCAAGCTCACGGACGAGCCGCTGGACGAGCCGCCCGCCCGCCTGGACGCGGAGTGGCTGCGCCGGGGCTGGCCGCGCGACCGCGTGCACGTGTTGCCCGTGGGCGGCACACACACCGTGCGGCACGGTTGA
- a CDS encoding heavy metal translocating P-type ATPase codes for MTHHHPHSPVSPSPRPPRVSGEGPAIDPVCGMEVDPRAPRGGSWEHEGHTWFFCNPKCRQRFQDDPARFLQPHAPPPPAAPGAVYVCPMDPEVRQDAPGPCPKCGMALEPEAPPVLQTRVEYTCPMHPEVVSDGPGACPKCGMALEPRTVTVEEPPDPELRSMTRRFWVGLVLSAPLMLLGMSDMLPVPHGLSASALVWAQLALATPVVLWVGAPFFQRGWASVKNRHLNMFTLIALGAGAAYAFSVGVTLFPHLLPEGARTGHGGTVPVYYEAAAIILTLVALGQVLELRARHATSGALRALLSLAPATARRISDDGHEEDVPLAQVHAGWRLRVRPGEKVPVDGEVLEGASAVDESLVTGEPVPVEKGPGAKVTGGTVNGTGTLVMRAERVGQDTLLSRIVQRVAEAQRTRAPIQRLADRVAGIFVPAVIAVAVVTAVVWGVWGPEPRLAHALVNAVAVLIIACPCALGLATPMSVMVGTGQGARMGVLIRDAAALERMAAVDTLVVDKTGTLTEGKPRLVTVEPAPGVDASALLRQAASLERGSEHPLAAAVVAGAKERGVSPGGVEDFQSVPGQGVRGRVEGHAVALGNAALMRSLGVEVEALTERAEALRQEGQTVVLVSMDGRAAGLLGVEDPLKPSTPEALARLRDEGLRVVMLTGDSPTTAHAVARRLGITEVIAGVQPDAKGDAVKTLQAQGRVVAMAGDGVNDAPALARADVGIAMGTGTDIAMESAGVTLVKGDLRGIARARGLSQAVLRNIRQNLFFAFIYNLLGVPLAAGVLYPVLGLLLSPLFASAAMSLSSVSVIGNALRLRRLKL; via the coding sequence ATGACGCATCACCATCCACATTCCCCTGTTTCGCCTTCCCCCCGGCCGCCCCGCGTGAGTGGGGAGGGGCCCGCCATCGACCCCGTGTGCGGCATGGAGGTGGACCCGCGCGCGCCCCGGGGTGGGAGCTGGGAGCACGAAGGCCACACCTGGTTCTTCTGCAACCCGAAGTGCCGTCAGCGCTTCCAGGACGACCCCGCTCGGTTCCTCCAGCCCCATGCGCCGCCACCGCCCGCCGCGCCGGGCGCCGTGTACGTGTGCCCCATGGATCCGGAGGTGCGGCAGGACGCGCCAGGGCCGTGCCCGAAGTGCGGCATGGCGCTGGAGCCCGAAGCGCCGCCCGTCCTCCAGACGCGCGTCGAATACACCTGCCCGATGCACCCGGAGGTGGTGAGCGATGGGCCCGGCGCCTGCCCGAAGTGCGGCATGGCGCTGGAGCCGCGCACGGTGACGGTGGAGGAGCCGCCGGATCCGGAGCTGCGCTCGATGACGCGAAGGTTCTGGGTGGGCCTGGTGCTGAGCGCGCCGCTGATGCTGCTGGGCATGTCGGACATGCTGCCGGTACCGCACGGGCTGTCGGCCTCGGCGCTCGTGTGGGCGCAGCTCGCGCTGGCGACGCCGGTGGTGCTGTGGGTGGGAGCGCCGTTCTTCCAGCGGGGCTGGGCGTCGGTGAAGAACCGGCACCTGAACATGTTCACGCTCATCGCGCTGGGCGCGGGCGCGGCGTACGCCTTCAGCGTGGGAGTCACGCTGTTCCCGCACCTGCTGCCGGAAGGCGCGCGCACGGGGCACGGCGGCACCGTGCCCGTGTACTACGAGGCCGCGGCCATCATCCTCACGCTGGTGGCGCTGGGACAGGTGCTGGAGCTGCGCGCCCGCCACGCGACGTCCGGTGCGCTGAGGGCCTTGCTGTCGTTGGCCCCCGCCACGGCGAGGCGCATCTCGGACGACGGCCACGAGGAGGACGTGCCGCTGGCCCAGGTGCATGCCGGATGGCGCCTGCGCGTGCGCCCCGGGGAGAAGGTGCCGGTGGACGGCGAGGTGCTGGAGGGCGCGAGCGCGGTGGATGAATCGCTCGTCACCGGAGAGCCCGTGCCGGTGGAGAAGGGGCCGGGCGCGAAGGTGACGGGCGGCACGGTGAACGGCACGGGCACGCTCGTGATGCGAGCGGAGCGCGTGGGGCAGGACACGCTCCTGTCGCGCATCGTCCAGCGCGTGGCCGAGGCGCAGCGCACGCGCGCGCCCATCCAGCGGTTGGCGGACCGGGTGGCCGGCATCTTCGTGCCCGCGGTCATCGCGGTGGCGGTGGTGACGGCGGTGGTCTGGGGCGTGTGGGGCCCGGAGCCGAGGCTCGCGCACGCGCTGGTGAATGCCGTCGCGGTGCTCATCATCGCCTGCCCGTGCGCGCTGGGCCTGGCCACGCCCATGTCCGTGATGGTGGGGACGGGGCAGGGCGCGCGCATGGGCGTGCTCATCCGCGACGCGGCGGCGCTGGAGCGGATGGCGGCGGTGGACACGCTGGTGGTGGACAAGACGGGCACGCTCACGGAGGGCAAGCCGCGGCTCGTGACGGTGGAGCCCGCGCCGGGGGTGGACGCATCCGCGCTGCTGCGCCAGGCCGCGAGCCTGGAGCGAGGAAGCGAGCACCCGCTGGCCGCCGCCGTGGTCGCGGGGGCGAAGGAGCGCGGCGTGTCCCCCGGTGGCGTGGAGGACTTCCAGTCCGTGCCAGGGCAGGGCGTCCGGGGCCGCGTGGAAGGCCACGCGGTGGCGCTGGGCAACGCGGCGCTGATGCGAAGCCTGGGCGTGGAGGTGGAGGCGCTGACGGAGCGCGCGGAGGCGCTGCGCCAGGAGGGCCAGACGGTGGTCCTGGTGTCGATGGATGGCCGGGCGGCGGGGCTCCTGGGCGTGGAGGATCCGCTGAAGCCGTCCACGCCGGAGGCGCTGGCGAGGCTGCGGGATGAAGGCCTGCGCGTGGTGATGCTCACCGGCGACAGCCCGACGACGGCGCACGCGGTGGCGCGCAGGCTGGGCATCACGGAGGTGATCGCGGGCGTGCAGCCGGACGCGAAGGGCGACGCGGTGAAGACCCTGCAAGCCCAGGGGCGCGTGGTGGCGATGGCGGGCGACGGCGTGAACGACGCACCGGCATTGGCGCGGGCGGACGTGGGCATCGCCATGGGGACGGGCACGGACATCGCGATGGAGAGCGCGGGCGTGACGCTGGTGAAGGGCGACCTGCGAGGCATCGCGCGGGCGCGCGGGTTGAGCCAGGCCGTGCTGCGCAACATCCGGCAGAACCTCTTCTTCGCCTTCATCTACAACCTGCTGGGAGTGCCGCTGGCGGCGGGCGTGCTGTACCCCGTCCTCGGGTTGCTCCTGAGCCCGTTGTTCGCGAGCGCGGCGATGAGCCTCTCGTCGGTGTCCGTCATCGGCAACGCCCTGCGCTTGCGGCGGCTGAAGCTCTAG
- a CDS encoding RNA polymerase sigma factor, with protein sequence MEAEGPDAGLPPDREDVVAALLAHQRRFVAFVERRVGSRAVAEDLFQTAFARTLEKGGALKDGESAVAWFYRLLRNALVDHHRRQAAEGRALEVEARDADSATVDLELKGAVCACLTDLLPTLKPEYAQLVRQVDLEGRAVPDVAREAGITPNNAGVRLHRARLALKRSLERGCGACAAHGCLDCSCKPRR encoded by the coding sequence ATGGAGGCTGAAGGGCCAGATGCTGGGCTGCCCCCGGACCGCGAGGACGTGGTGGCGGCGCTCCTGGCCCATCAGCGCCGCTTCGTCGCCTTCGTGGAGCGGCGCGTGGGCAGCCGGGCCGTCGCGGAGGACCTCTTCCAGACGGCCTTCGCCCGCACCCTGGAGAAGGGCGGGGCGCTGAAGGACGGCGAGAGCGCGGTGGCGTGGTTCTACCGCCTGCTGCGCAACGCCCTGGTGGACCATCACCGCCGGCAGGCCGCGGAAGGACGCGCGCTGGAGGTGGAGGCGCGCGACGCGGACTCCGCCACCGTGGACCTGGAGCTGAAGGGCGCGGTGTGCGCGTGCCTCACGGACCTGCTGCCCACGCTCAAGCCGGAGTACGCGCAGCTCGTGCGTCAGGTGGACCTGGAGGGGCGGGCGGTGCCGGACGTGGCGCGCGAGGCGGGCATCACCCCCAACAACGCGGGCGTGCGGCTGCACCGTGCGCGGCTCGCGCTCAAGCGTTCGCTGGAGCGCGGCTGCGGCGCGTGCGCGGCGCACGGCTGCCTGGACTGCTCCTGCAAGCCGCGCCGGTAG
- a CDS encoding four-helix bundle copper-binding protein, which produces MANAEVMRGDDAIRECIDHCMACHRVCLETLADCLEWGGRPAEPGHLRLLMDCADICDTSARFMLRGSDLHSRTCFACAEVCAACATACEETGGEGPMKACADACRRCEESCRGMSGGVMPQPLNPEAAQRFADLPA; this is translated from the coding sequence ATGGCGAACGCCGAAGTGATGCGAGGCGACGACGCGATCCGGGAGTGCATCGACCACTGCATGGCCTGTCACCGCGTCTGCCTGGAGACGCTGGCGGACTGTCTGGAATGGGGAGGCAGGCCCGCCGAGCCCGGCCACCTCCGGCTGCTGATGGACTGCGCGGACATCTGCGACACGAGCGCGCGCTTCATGCTGCGCGGCTCGGACCTGCACTCGCGCACCTGCTTCGCCTGCGCGGAGGTGTGCGCCGCCTGCGCGACCGCCTGCGAGGAGACGGGCGGCGAGGGGCCGATGAAGGCTTGCGCGGACGCGTGCCGCCGCTGTGAGGAGTCCTGCCGCGGGATGAGCGGCGGGGTGATGCCTCAGCCCCTCAACCCGGAGGCCGCCCAACGCTTCGCCGACCTGCCCGCCTGA
- a CDS encoding sensor histidine kinase: protein MGPVSGTTTRKVLLAFGALVALFAAASGYALGRLADIHEGTRALREVGGRAREARELATAVRDQYAHLAHTIILGNDSHRRFHTEARARVEALTRRLSEHARDADERAAVADIQASGDALDTLYRDTLLPAVMAKDAAEVEAAHGRALEWVSRIQARVDALTADSDASMDAFESHVGAVERDSFRWALLLLGGATLFAAGVGVYIGNAVARLVQHEKLAGIGRLAAGVAHEINNPLGVILGYVRLLQRRAEGTLAEDLRVVEEEAVRCQDIVEGLLDLARPGRGPKEPVALRDACEEVVSRLREATRLGTVTVDVHGEGTAWAQAPRLRQVLLNLVKNAAEAAGEGGRVEVRIAVDADGSARVAVSDSGPGVTPEARARLFEPFFTTKPSGTGLGLAVSQAIAEAHGGRIDVDTGALGGARFTLSLPSPSRVQEAAA from the coding sequence ATGGGACCTGTCTCCGGCACCACGACCCGCAAGGTGTTGCTCGCGTTCGGCGCGCTGGTGGCGCTGTTCGCGGCGGCGTCGGGCTATGCGCTCGGCCGGCTGGCGGACATCCACGAGGGCACGCGGGCGCTGCGCGAGGTGGGCGGCCGCGCGCGGGAGGCCCGGGAGCTGGCCACGGCGGTGCGGGACCAGTACGCGCACCTGGCGCACACCATCATCCTGGGCAATGACAGCCACCGGCGCTTCCACACCGAGGCCCGCGCCCGCGTGGAGGCGCTGACCCGGCGCCTTTCGGAGCACGCGCGCGACGCGGACGAGCGCGCGGCGGTGGCGGACATCCAGGCGTCCGGCGACGCGCTGGACACGCTCTACCGGGACACGCTCCTGCCCGCGGTGATGGCGAAGGACGCGGCCGAGGTGGAGGCCGCGCATGGGCGCGCGCTGGAGTGGGTGTCGCGCATCCAGGCGCGGGTGGACGCGCTGACGGCGGACTCGGACGCGTCCATGGACGCCTTCGAGTCACACGTGGGCGCGGTGGAGCGCGACAGCTTCCGCTGGGCGCTCTTGCTGTTGGGCGGGGCCACGCTGTTCGCGGCCGGGGTGGGCGTCTACATCGGCAACGCGGTGGCGCGGCTCGTCCAGCACGAGAAGCTGGCGGGCATTGGCCGGCTGGCGGCGGGCGTGGCGCATGAAATCAACAACCCGCTGGGCGTCATCCTCGGGTACGTGCGGCTGTTGCAGCGGCGGGCGGAGGGCACGCTCGCGGAGGACCTGCGCGTGGTGGAGGAGGAGGCGGTGCGCTGCCAGGACATCGTGGAGGGGCTCCTGGACCTGGCGCGTCCGGGCCGCGGGCCGAAGGAGCCGGTGGCGCTGCGCGACGCGTGCGAGGAGGTCGTCTCGCGCCTGCGTGAGGCCACGCGCCTGGGCACCGTGACGGTGGACGTGCACGGCGAGGGCACCGCGTGGGCGCAGGCGCCCCGGCTGCGGCAGGTGCTGCTCAACCTGGTGAAGAACGCGGCGGAGGCCGCGGGCGAGGGAGGACGGGTGGAGGTGCGCATCGCGGTGGACGCGGACGGGAGCGCTCGCGTGGCGGTATCGGACTCGGGGCCCGGGGTGACGCCGGAGGCGCGGGCGCGGCTGTTCGAGCCCTTCTTCACGACGAAGCCCTCTGGCACGGGGCTGGGGCTCGCGGTGAGCCAGGCCATCGCGGAGGCGCACGGCGGCCGCATCGACGTGGACACCGGGGCCCTGGGCGGCGCGCGCTTCACGCTGTCGCTGCCGTCTCCATCGCGCGTACAGGAGGCAGCGGCATGA